The DNA sequence GATCGGCGATCAAACGCGCGAAAACGAGCGAAAAACGTCGGGCCCACAACGCCTCGATGAAATCGGCCATGCGCACGGCTATCAAAAAATTTGAAGCGCTCGTTGAATTGAAAGACGTGGAAAAAGCGAAAGAAGCGTTCATTGTCGCGTCGAAAAAATTAGACAAAGCCGCGAGCAAAGGCCTTATCCATAAAAATGCCGCCAGCCGGCAAAAATCGCGCTTAGCGAAAAAATTGAACAGCATTCAAGCTTCCTAATGAAAAACGACCTGGCGCCAGGTCGTTTTTTTGTCCCCTCTTTTTTCTTTGTGACGCCGCCATGCAGGCGAAGCAGACGGCAAAAAAGCCAACGGCGCATGCTTTTTATCGCTGGCTTTTCCGCCCCGGGCGAGCGCCCCAACGCATCAACAACAGCTCAACGGCCAACCGGCGGTCCATGGCTCCGCTTTTTACGTCATAATCAGCGGCGGCCAGCTCGGTGATCGCTTCCGTCAGCTCCGCATCGGAAAAGCGGGCGGCTTGGGCAAGGGCGAGCTTGACGCGGAACGGATGCACGTTGAGGGCCGAAGCGATTTGCGTCTGCCCATAACCTGTTTGGGCGAGCCATTTCACTTGCGCCAACAGGCGGAAATGGCTTGCAAGCAACGCCAAAATTTTGATCGGCTCCTCATTATGTTCAAGCAAATCGTAAAACGTCTGCAATGCTCCCGGGATATCGCGCCTCGCCACTTGTTCGACAAGCGCAAAGACGTTTTCTTCCGGCGTGCGAGCGACAAGCTGCTCGACGGCCGCCTCATCCACTACTCCGCCCGGTCCGGCAAACAAAGCGAGCTTGTCGATTTCGTTCGCCAGCGCGGACAACCGCGTTCCGGCCCGCTGCAAAAGCAGCTCAATGGCTTCCTCGGCCACCGATGCTCCTTGGCTTTCCAACCGGCGGCGCACCCAAGCGCGCAGCTCCGCTTCCTGAAGCGGGGCGGCGGCCACAACTTCGCACTGCTCCTTGGCGAGCTTGGTAATTCTTTTCCGCTCATCGAGCTTGTCATACGGCGCCAAAAAGACGACGATCGAGAACGGCGCCGGCGCCCTGAAATAGTTCTCCAGCTTAGCCAAATCGTGCTCGATCTCTTTGTCCTTTTCCGCCGTAAAAAAATATGGATTCTTCACCAAAATGACGCGCCGCTCGCCGAAAAACGGCACCGTCTCGGCCTCCTCAAGCGCCGCCTCGACCGGCGTTTCCTCGCAGTCGTACACAGCCAAGTTCCACTCGCGCTCCTCGGGGCCAAGCGCTGCGTTCACCAATCGCTCATACGTTTCCGTTAATAAAAACGGCTCATTGCCGTATAATAAATAAAGAAGAGAAAAACGCCGTTTTTCCATGTTTCCCCATACGCGTTCCAGCATGTTCCCGTCTCCATTCCCTAGCAAACGTCTCTGCTAGAAAAGATACACCGTTTTTCGTCATTTTACAAGGGAACCGGCTTCCGAAAAAACCGGTTCCCCTTTATATAAACGCCAGCCTATAAGTCCTAGGACCTTATTGGCCAGCGGGTTATTTTTATGTTTTCCCGGCTGTTTGAAAGTATTTGTGTCAACTGTTGTCAAGGAAGGAAAAGAAGCGAGCGGCGGTAGATTTTTCACACGTTTTCGTCTATACTAAAAATGATTGAACGAGGAGGGGGAAAACGATGAACGTATTTGAAAAGGAAGTGCAAAACCAACGAAATGACGCCGTCGATTCCGCCGTCGGATTCATCGTGTCGTTCGGCTTTTTCGCTACCATGTTCATCATCGCAACGTTGATCGAATTTTTCGGTCGATAAGGATTGCTTACATAAGCAATCCTTATTTTTTGTTTTGGCTGAAACGTTCCGCTTTTTTTGTGCACTACATCTTATGGTTTCATCACCTGAAAGGTTCCACCGTTTTCGCCATACACATAGCGAATAGCTCCGTTTTCATCCGTCCGCCAAACGATCGCCCGCTGTTGCCTAAGCCGCATAAGCACCTCGGAGGACGGATGCCCGTAGCGATTGTAGCGCCCGACGGAAATGATGGCCGCTTGCGGCTTGATTGTCCGCAAAAACGGCTCTGTTGTCGACGTTTTGCTGCCGTGGTGGGCGACTTTCAATACATCGGCACGCAGCGTCGGATAAGCATCGATGAGCGCCTGTTCCGCCTCTTCTTCGATGTCCCCAGCAAACAGCCATATCAAGCCGCCGAGACGGGCGAGCAACACAAGCGAACCGTTGTTGTCCTCGTTGTTGCCTTTTTCTGGGTGGAGCACAATGAACTGCACGCCTCCATCTGTCCATCTTTCTCCCCGCACAGCGGTGCGGACCGGCCCGGAAAACGGGCGCGCCATCTTTTGGACGCGCGGCAGCGCCCCCGGGCTTGTGACCATTTCCTTCACCTTGACCGCTTCGAACACCTCAGGAGCGGACCCGATATGGTCGGCATCATCGTGCGTCAATATGAGCTTATCGATCGTTCGCACCCCTTGCGCTTTTAAAAACGGGACGACGACATCGCGGCCGACGGAAAACGGGTGAGCCCGCCTGCGCCACGATTCCTTTCCCCATTCTGCCGCCCCGCCCGTGTCAATGAGATAAACTGCTTTTCGATAAGGAAGCTCAATATAAATACAGTCCCCCTGCCCAACATCCAATACCGTCACTTCCCCGTGCGGATCCACGTATGGGGCGGCCAGCTGAAGCGCCGTCGCCGCCGCCACCGCTGTCAATCCGCGGATCAGGCGGCCGCGTTCCCAATCCAAAAACGTCGCCGTGATGGCCGTCAGATAGCCAGCTAAGCACCACGGACCCGGACGTCCGAGCACAAGCATAAACGGGTGATCGGCCGCGAAAAAATAGACAACCGCGTCTGTCAGCTCAATGAGACGGCTAAACAGCCAAATGAACGGAGAAAAGGGAAAAACTGCAGATAGAAACGCGAGTGGCAAAATGACAAATGAATACCAAGGGACGAAGAAGACATTCAGCCCTATGCTCCAAACAGAAATTTCATAAAAATGGTAAAGCAAAATCGGCAGTGCGGCAAGCTGAGCGGCGAGCGCGGTCTGAAGCAAGTTTTGGAGCATCGAACGAGCAGAGGCGAGCACCGACACATGGGCAAGAAGAGCAAATGTGACAAGAAACGACAGCTGAAAACCGACATCCCAAACCATATAGGGATCAAAGACGAGCAAGGCAAGCGTTGTCCAACTCAACGCATCCAGCGGATGGATCCTTCCTTTTTTCCACTGAACGGCCAACACCATCATCCCAGTCGCACAAGCGCGCAGCACCGACGGCGAAGCGCCAGCGAGAACGGCGTACACAGGCAAAAACGCCAACAGCCCTGCCAGCACGGCTTCCCTCGTCACGAAGCGAATCGCACCGGCAAAACCAGCGCCAATCAGCAGCGTGACATGCCCTCCTGAAATGGCTAGCAGATGGATGAGACCGAGCTGCTGATACCCTTCAAGGACCGACTCATCAAGGGTGCGCTGCTCCCCATAAATCAGTGCAGCGGCGATGCCAGCCGCTTCCGGCGGAAACCGGGCTTCAATGCGGCGGACGCCAGCCTCGCGAATGGCTTCAAGACGTTCGATGATAGTGGGACGGACGCGCATGCAAGCAGAGAGATCGATCGCCTCAGGGAGAAAGAGCCAATGAATGCGGTGGCGGCGCAAATAAAGTCGGTAATCAAACGCATACGGATTACCAGCTGGCATCGGGCGCTCAAGCGTTCCGGTGACGCGGCATACCGTTCCAGGCACCAGGTGCGCTTGCAGCGTCTCTTTTTCCGCAGCCGTCCGAATGATGTAACGGAGTTGCACCCGCTCCTTGCCAGCTTGCACCGCCGCCTGCAATCGATCACCGTCAATTGCCGGCGCGGCGGAAAAACGAACGGAAAGCGAATGTCGGCCGCCGGAAAGGGAAGTGTTGTTATGATAGTCAACGATGAGAAAATAGGCAAAAAAGGAGAGAGCGGCAACGAGAGAAGGAAGGAAACAGTGCGGCCGGCGGATGAAAAGAAGAAGGAGATACACAACGAGGAGAAGACAGGCGGTTGGGGACGGCGAGGCCGCCGCGACGGCCAAAAGCGCCGCCGCAGCGGGATAGACGGCTTGTCCTTTCATGATTCCCCACCGCCGGAAAGCAAGGCGAACACATCCATTTTCAGCGGCACTTGCACGAGACGGACGCCAGCTTGAGCAAACAGCTCCAAGGCGTACGGGTGGTTTTTGTAGTCTTGGGCGTAATAGACCGCGCGGATGCCGCTTTGAATGATCGCCTTGCAGCAATGCAAGCACGGAAAATGAGTGACATACATCTCCGCCCCCTCGGTCGGGACGCCGAACTTGGCGCATTGCAAAATCGCGTTCATTTCGGCGTGAATCGTCCGCACACAATGACCGTCAATGACGTAGCACCCCTCATCAATGCAATGGGCGCCGCCGGCGATCGACCCGTTGTACCCGCCGGCGATGATGCGCTTATCGCGCACGATCGTCGCTCCGACGGCGAGCCTCGTGCACGTGCTGCGCAGCGCAAGCAAATGGCTTTGCGCCATAAAGTATTGATCCCATGTGATGCGTTCCATTTTCTATCCCTCCGCTCGTGTCCATGCTTTTAGTCTACCCACTGCCTCTTGCCCCCGTCAACGCCGAAAAACGTCCACAGCAGCCTTGATCCGCCATAAATTAAGAAGCATTGCCCTCCCCCGCCTCGCTTACGGAACAAGCAAATACGGCTTCAATTTCTCCAGCGTCTTTTCACCAATTCCAGTCACATTCAACAAATCCTCCACCCGCCGAAACGGCCCGTGTTCTTCACGATAGGCGATGATCGCGTTTGCCTTCGCCGGTCCGATGCCGGGAAGCTGCATCAACTCCTCTTCCGTCGCCGTATTGATGGCCACTTGCATCCCGTTTCGATCCCCATCGCTTGGAGACTTGCTGACGGCATTTGACGCCGGTGCATCCTCGCCTTTTTTCGGCACGTAAATCATCATTTCATCATGCACTTTTGCTGCCAAATTGACTTTCGTTTCATCCGCCTCATCCGTCAATCCGCCAGCTAGGGCGATGGCATCGCGAACGCGAGCGTCCGCCGCCACCTCATACACTCCGGGGTTCGCGACCGCCCCTTTCACATCCACCACAGCGGTTTTTGACGCCTCGTTCTTTTTTTCTTCCGTCCGGGCGGCATCCGTTTCAGCCGCCGCCGGCAAAACGACTTGCCCCTTTTCATCCGTCGGATGATGAAACACCCATAACCCCGCCGCCGCGGCAAACAACAAGAACATCCCGACTTTTCCATACCGTTTGCCAAGCTCCTGCACATGCTCCCACATACGATCCCATCCTTTCCATCTCAAGTCATAAACCGAGCCTTTTTCTCATACATATCAAAAAAGAGATTTCCGGTGAACCAAAACCGGGAGGGGGGACACACATGAACATCGGCGTCATCGGCACGGGGAATATGGGCACCATCTTAATCGAAGCGTTCCTCGACTCCGGCGCTGTGAAAGCGGATCAGCTCGTCATCACGAACCGTACGCTTGCGAAAGCGTTCGCGATACAACGCGCGCATCCCGGCATGGCAGTGGTTGCCGATGCGGCTGAAGTCGTCAAACAATCCAGTTTCGTTTTTTTATGCGTCAAACCGCTCGACATCCACCCATTGTTGCAGCAGCTGGCCCCGCACTGGACAAAGGAGCATTGCCTTGTGTCGATCACAAGCCCGATCAGCGTAAAACAGCTTGAAACAGCCGTCCCTTGCCAAGTCGTGCGCGCCATTCCGAGCATCACAAACCGCGCGCTCTCCGGCAGCATACTCATCACAATCGGATCACGCTGTTCGGCCGACTGCCGGCAAACGATCGATGATCTTCTCCGGCGCATCGCCTCGCCGGTGTATATCGATGAGGCCATCACCCGCGTCGCTTCCGACATCTCCAGCTGCGGTCCGGCGTTTTTCAGCTATTTGCTGCAACGCTTCATCGACGCCGCAGCGGCCAAAACCGCCATCACGAAAGAACAGGCGACGATGCTGGTGACCGACATGATCATCGGCTTCGCGGAATTGATGAAGCAAAACTTGTACACGCTCCCGACGCTGCAGGAAAAAGTGTGCGTCAAAGGCGGAATCACCGGGGAAGGAATCGCCGTCCTCGAACAGCGGCTCGACGGCGTCTTCGAAGAAGTGCTGGCGAAAACACATGAGAAGTTTCAAGAAGATGTGGAAAAGGTGAAGCAACAATTTTCGTGAACATGAATTCGACAGCAAGCGGCAAATTCCTGCTTGGCCTGACCAAATTTGTTTCAATCCTCACCCGGCTTAATAGCCGGGTGCATAATCCTTCTAACTCACACATCTTTTTCAATTTCCCAGCCGTCAATCGCGTCGATCGCAACATTTGGCCATACATTCACCCCCTTCTTTTCCACATGCGCATAAAAAAAAGAGCCATGCGGCTCTTTCCTTCTTTTCATCCTATTTGGCGCAGTGTTCAACCATGTCTCCAATGCTTCGCTGGCAACAGCGCCTTCGTTTTTGTCGATCTCGCCCTCATCGCCTCCTCGCCACAAAAAACCACCGTTCCGCCGTCTCGGTCGGGGGCGCATCGGTGAAATCGGCGGTCACCTCGAGCACCTCAAAGCCAGCGGAATCGAGCCATCGCTCATAGACAGCGCGCTCAAACGTGCGCTGTTCGTGCCATTCGTCATAGCGCTCGTAAAGATCGCCGCGGCGGGCGAAAAACGTCAGTTCGTGCCCGACGCTGTGCGGCCAGTCAAGCGGATGGCACGTCCAAATGTAGCTGAGATCGTCGCCTTGATCGGCGAAGACGGCATTGCGGAACAAGACGTCCATTTTGTAAACCGAGTGGACGTCAAACAGCAGCAGCCCTTCAGGACCGAGCGCGCGGGAGACGGCGGCGAACGTCCGTCTCACGTCCTCTTCATCTGTCAAATAGTTGAGCGCATCGCAAAAAATGAAGGCGCCATCAAGGCCGGAAAATCCGTCCAGCTCCGCCATGTTTTGCTCGAAAAACGGCACGTGGACACCGGCTGCCTCCGCTTTCGCCTGGGCGACGGCGAGCATATGTTCAGAGAGATCCACGCCGGATACTTGCCATCCGGCCTTGGCGAGGCGGATGGCAAGCTCTCCCGTCCCGCAGCCGATGTCGACAACCCGCCGTCCCGGCCGTTTGGCGTATCGGGCGAAAACCCGCTCGACAAATGATTGCCACGCATCATACGGCGCCTCGGCCATGAGCGCATCGTACCAATCGGCGAAACGAGCATAGGTCATGGCTGCAGCACAGCCGCGACGTCTTCCATTGGGGCGTCCCCCCAAAGCCGTTCGAGATTGTAATAGTCGCGCTCGTCTTTCGCAAACACGTGGGCGACGATGTCGCCGAGGTCCACAAGCACCCATTTCGCCTCCTGGAATCCTTCAACCCGCTTCACCGCTAAGCCGTGCTCTTCCGCTTGGTCTTGAATTTCGCGGGCGATGGCCTGCACTTGTTTGTCCGAATTGCCATGGCAAATGACAAAATAATCGGCAACGGGCGAAATGCCTTTCATATTGAGCACGACAATGTTTTCCGCCTTTTTAT is a window from the Geobacillus stearothermophilus ATCC 12980 genome containing:
- the rpsT gene encoding 30S ribosomal protein S20, coding for MANIRSAIKRAKTSEKRRAHNASMKSAMRTAIKKFEALVELKDVEKAKEAFIVASKKLDKAASKGLIHKNAASRQKSRLAKKLNSIQAS
- the holA gene encoding DNA polymerase III subunit delta, producing the protein MLERVWGNMEKRRFSLLYLLYGNEPFLLTETYERLVNAALGPEEREWNLAVYDCEETPVEAALEEAETVPFFGERRVILVKNPYFFTAEKDKEIEHDLAKLENYFRAPAPFSIVVFLAPYDKLDERKRITKLAKEQCEVVAAAPLQEAELRAWVRRRLESQGASVAEEAIELLLQRAGTRLSALANEIDKLALFAGPGGVVDEAAVEQLVARTPEENVFALVEQVARRDIPGALQTFYDLLEHNEEPIKILALLASHFRLLAQVKWLAQTGYGQTQIASALNVHPFRVKLALAQAARFSDAELTEAITELAAADYDVKSGAMDRRLAVELLLMRWGARPGRKSQR
- a CDS encoding YqzM family protein yields the protein MNVFEKEVQNQRNDAVDSAVGFIVSFGFFATMFIIATLIEFFGR
- a CDS encoding DNA internalization-related competence protein ComEC/Rec2, with protein sequence MKGQAVYPAAAALLAVAAASPSPTACLLLVVYLLLLFIRRPHCFLPSLVAALSFFAYFLIVDYHNNTSLSGGRHSLSVRFSAAPAIDGDRLQAAVQAGKERVQLRYIIRTAAEKETLQAHLVPGTVCRVTGTLERPMPAGNPYAFDYRLYLRRHRIHWLFLPEAIDLSACMRVRPTIIERLEAIREAGVRRIEARFPPEAAGIAAALIYGEQRTLDESVLEGYQQLGLIHLLAISGGHVTLLIGAGFAGAIRFVTREAVLAGLLAFLPVYAVLAGASPSVLRACATGMMVLAVQWKKGRIHPLDALSWTTLALLVFDPYMVWDVGFQLSFLVTFALLAHVSVLASARSMLQNLLQTALAAQLAALPILLYHFYEISVWSIGLNVFFVPWYSFVILPLAFLSAVFPFSPFIWLFSRLIELTDAVVYFFAADHPFMLVLGRPGPWCLAGYLTAITATFLDWERGRLIRGLTAVAAATALQLAAPYVDPHGEVTVLDVGQGDCIYIELPYRKAVYLIDTGGAAEWGKESWRRRAHPFSVGRDVVVPFLKAQGVRTIDKLILTHDDADHIGSAPEVFEAVKVKEMVTSPGALPRVQKMARPFSGPVRTAVRGERWTDGGVQFIVLHPEKGNNEDNNGSLVLLARLGGLIWLFAGDIEEEAEQALIDAYPTLRADVLKVAHHGSKTSTTEPFLRTIKPQAAIISVGRYNRYGHPSSEVLMRLRQQRAIVWRTDENGAIRYVYGENGGTFQVMKP
- a CDS encoding ComE operon protein 2, which gives rise to MERITWDQYFMAQSHLLALRSTCTRLAVGATIVRDKRIIAGGYNGSIAGGAHCIDEGCYVIDGHCVRTIHAEMNAILQCAKFGVPTEGAEMYVTHFPCLHCCKAIIQSGIRAVYYAQDYKNHPYALELFAQAGVRLVQVPLKMDVFALLSGGGES
- a CDS encoding helix-hairpin-helix domain-containing protein, encoding MWEHVQELGKRYGKVGMFLLFAAAAGLWVFHHPTDEKGQVVLPAAAETDAARTEEKKNEASKTAVVDVKGAVANPGVYEVAADARVRDAIALAGGLTDEADETKVNLAAKVHDEMMIYVPKKGEDAPASNAVSKSPSDGDRNGMQVAINTATEEELMQLPGIGPAKANAIIAYREEHGPFRRVEDLLNVTGIGEKTLEKLKPYLLVP
- the comER gene encoding late competence protein ComER; translated protein: MNIGVIGTGNMGTILIEAFLDSGAVKADQLVITNRTLAKAFAIQRAHPGMAVVADAAEVVKQSSFVFLCVKPLDIHPLLQQLAPHWTKEHCLVSITSPISVKQLETAVPCQVVRAIPSITNRALSGSILITIGSRCSADCRQTIDDLLRRIASPVYIDEAITRVASDISSCGPAFFSYLLQRFIDAAAAKTAITKEQATMLVTDMIIGFAELMKQNLYTLPTLQEKVCVKGGITGEGIAVLEQRLDGVFEEVLAKTHEKFQEDVEKVKQQFS
- a CDS encoding class I SAM-dependent DNA methyltransferase, which codes for MTYARFADWYDALMAEAPYDAWQSFVERVFARYAKRPGRRVVDIGCGTGELAIRLAKAGWQVSGVDLSEHMLAVAQAKAEAAGVHVPFFEQNMAELDGFSGLDGAFIFCDALNYLTDEEDVRRTFAAVSRALGPEGLLLFDVHSVYKMDVLFRNAVFADQGDDLSYIWTCHPLDWPHSVGHELTFFARRGDLYERYDEWHEQRTFERAVYERWLDSAGFEVLEVTADFTDAPPTETAERWFFVARRR
- the rsfS gene encoding ribosome silencing factor, whose amino-acid sequence is MTEQEALQLIVRAADDKKAENIVVLNMKGISPVADYFVICHGNSDKQVQAIAREIQDQAEEHGLAVKRVEGFQEAKWVLVDLGDIVAHVFAKDERDYYNLERLWGDAPMEDVAAVLQP